Within Xanthomonas theicola, the genomic segment CACCACCGCGGTGAACCTGGCGCTGGCGCTGCAGCGCCAGGGCGCACGGGTCGGGGTGCTGGATGCCGATGTCTACGGTCCCAGCGTGCCGGCCATGCTCGGCCTGAGCGGACGCCCGGACAGTCCCGACGACAAGTCGATCGAGCCGATGCGCGCGTTCGGCATCGAGGCGATGTCGATCGGGCTGCTGGTGGACCAGGACACGCCGATGATCTGGCGCGGGCCGATGGCGACCTCGGCGCTCACCCAGTTGTTCACCGATACGCTGTGGGACGACCTGGACTATCTGCTGATCGATCTGCCGCCGGGCACCGGCGACATCCAGCTGACCCTGGCGCAGAAGATCCCGGTCGCCGGCGCGGTGATCGTCACCACGCCGCAGGACATCGCCACGCTGGATGCGAAGAAGGCGCTGAAGATGTTCGAGAAGGTCGAGGTGCCGGTGCTGGGCATCGTCGAGAACATGGCGGTGCATATCTGTTCCCGGTGCGGCCACGTCGAGCATCTGTTCGGCGAGGGCGGCGGCCAGCGCATGGCGCAGCAGTACGGAGTGCCGCTGCTCGGTTCGCTGCCGCTGGCGATCGCGATCCGCGAGCAGGGCGACGCCGGCACCCCGATCGTGGCGGCGGCGCCGGACTCGGCCGCCGCGCAGGCCTATCTGGCGACCGCGCAGCGCCTGGCCGAGGAACTGCGCAAGCGGCCGCGCGCGTCGATCCCGATTGCCGCCTCGCTGCGCTGAGCGCCGCCGCGAACGATCCGCGACCGGCTAGAATCGTGGTCACTGCGGCCCGCTCCGGGGTCGGCCGCGCTTCCGGCGGGCGGGTTCCGGCCTGCCGCCACAGGCATCAGGAATACGCAATGAGCATCAAGAGCGACCGCTGGATCCGCCGCATGGCCGAGCAGCACGGCATGATCGAGCCCTACGAGCCGGGTCAGGTGAAGCAGGCCAACGGCGAGCGCATCGTCAGCTACGGCACCTCCAGCTACGGCTACGACGTGCGCTGCTCGCGCGAGTTCAAGGTGTTCACCAACATCAACTCGACCATCGTCGATCCCAAGCATTTCGACAGCGGCAGCTTCGTCGACATCGAGTCGGACGTGTGCATCATCCCGCCCAACAGCTTCGCCCTGGCGCGCACGGTGGAGTATTTCCGCATCCCGCGCAGCACCCTGGTGGTGTGCCTGGGCAAGAGCACCTATGCGCGCTGCGGCATCATCGTCAACGTGACCCCGCTGGAGCCGGAATGGGAGGGCCACGTCACCCTGGAATTCAGCAATACCACGCCGCTGCCGGCGCGCATCTACGCCAACGAGGGCGTGGCGCAGATGCTGTTCTTCGAGTCCGACGAGATGTGCGAGACCAGCTACAGGGACCGCGGCGGCAAGTACCAGGGCCAGACCGGCGTGACCCTGCCCAGGACCTGAGCCTGCCCGGCGCAGGCGTGGGCGAGGCACGGTGCGGCCGCCGCGCGCCGACGGCCGGCACCGGTCCGGCTATTTGCCGCGGCCGAACAGCATGCCGACGCCGACCGCGACCAGGATCGCCGGCCACCAGGTGGCGATCAGCCGGCCCAGGCTGAGGTTGGTCCAGCCCAGGTTGTTGGCCAGGAACACCAGGCCGATCACGATCAGCACGATGGCGGCGATCACATTGGATTTCATGGAGACACGGCTTCCGCTACAAAGGGCGCCTATCGTAGCCGTTGCCGCCACGCCACGACACGGGTCTGCAGCGCATCGGCCGGCAGCCGCTGCGCCGGGCCGCTGCCCCATGCCGGCCCGGGCCAGGCCGCGTCGCCTTCGTGGCGCCCGATCACATGCACGTGCAATTGCGGCACGTTGTTGCCCAGTGCGCCGAGATTGAGTTTCTGCACGCCCGGTTCGCGGCGCAGCAACTGCGAGAGCTGGTTGATCTCGGCCAGCAGCAGGCGCTGTTGGGCGCCGTCCAGGTCGATCCACTCGCTGGCGCCGGCGACCCGCGGCACCAGCAGCAGCCACGGAAAGCGCGCGTCGTCCAGCAGCCGTACCTGCGACAGCGGGCCGTCGGCGACGAACGCGCTGTCGGCCTGCAACCGCGGATCGAGTTCGAAATCGCCCATCGGCACGGCTCAGCGCAGATGTTCGGCGAGGAACGCGAGGCTGCGTTGGCGCGCGCTGTCGGAACTGTCGGCGTCGTAGTGGTTCGGGTCGACATGGCGGTCGAAGCCGTGTCCGGCCGGATACACGTAGGTCTGCATCTGCGGCAGCTTCTCGCGATGCTGCTGCACCGCCTCTGGCGGAATGCTGCCGTCCTGCGCGCCGAAATGGAACAGCACCGGCGCCTTCGGCGTCTCGCCGAGGAACTGGGTGTTGCGCCCGCCGTAGTAGCTCACCGACGGCAGTCCCAGCCGCAGCGCCGCCAGCAGCGCAACGCTGCCGCCCCAGCAGTAGCCGACGGTGCCGACCTTGCCGGCCGGCGCCAGCACTTGCGCTGCGGCCTGCACGATGTCCAGCGCGCGGTCGAAGCCGAGTTCGCCGACCAGTTCCAGGCCCTTGCGCACGCCGTCCTGGTCGTAGTCCAGTTGCGTGTCCTTCTGCACCGGGTCGAACAGGCCGGGGGCGAGCACTTCGTAGCCCTGCGCCGCGTAGAAGTCGGCGACCTCGCGGATATAGGCATTGACTCCGAAGATCTCCTGGATGACCACCAGGCCGCCGCGCGGCGCGCCCTGCGGCAGGGCGCGCCAGGCACAAACCTGACCGTGAGCGGTATCGAGCGTGGTCCAGTGACCCATGGTGCGTTCCCGTGGCGAGGAGAGAGGCGCCGATTATCCATGCCCGCCTGTTAAGCGCGTGCGCGGCGCGGCGGCGCCGGTCGCGCCGGCCACGCGTGCGGCACGGCCGCGCGCTCACTGCATCGCGTAGTGCACCGACACCACCACGAAGCTGCGGCGGCCGCCGGGCAGCCGTGCCTCGATCTCGTCGTCGATGCGTTTCTTCAGCAGCGCCCGCGCCAGCGGCGAATCGATGCTGATCCAGCCGCGGCCGGCATCGGTCTCGTCGGGGCCGACGATGCGGTAGCGCAGCAGCTCGCCGCTGTCGGCGTCCTCCAGTTCGACCAGCGCGCCGAAGAACACCGCCTGCGGGTCGGACGGGGCGGTGTCGATCACCCGCAGCGCCTCCAGGCGCTTGCTCAGGTAGCGCACGCGGCGGTCGATCTCGCCCAGCTGCTTCTTGCGGTAGGTGTATTCGGCGTTCTCCGAACGGTCGCCCTCGGCCGCCGCCGCGGCCAGCGCCTTGACCACCTCCGGCCGGCGCACGCGCCATAGCTCGTCCAGCTCCGCCTTGAGCCGGGCATGGCCTTCGGCGGTGATCAGGGCGGTGCTCTTCTCGGCAGGGGGGCGCCAGCGGCTCATCGGGGTCGGTACTGCACTGCGGTGGAGCGGGGCACGATGCTAGCGCGTGCATCAGCCTTGCGCACGCGCACGCGCACGCGCAGGCGATGGCCGAAGCTGGCGCGGCCATCCACACGGACGTCGTTCGATGCTGATCCTGCCGTTGCACAAGCCGCTGTCGCGGGAGAATTTTCCGCTGGTCACGCTGCTGCTGGTGCTGCTCAAGGCAGTTGCGTCGATCAAACGGCGCGGTTTGACGCTGCGTTGCCGTCGCAGCCGATACCCCGCTGCCGCGGCGTTTGCCGAGGACACCGGAGCGGCCAGTCGCCGAACCTCGCGGCTCAGCGTCGAAGGGCTGCGCCCAAGGCGCCCACCGACGGCGCGCAAGCTCGTTCCCTGATCACGCTCGACCTGCAGCACCGCGCGCTCCTCTGGACTCAAATGACGGTACTGTTTTCCCATCGCGACACCCTAACCTCAGTTGGGTGTTGCACTTGGAAGTTGAGTCTGCCCTGCGTGGAATGCCGATGGATTTATCCGTGGGGCTTCAACTTGCGGCCTATCGCTGCGCCCTTCGGGTGGTCACCTGTCTGCCGCCCGCCACGCGACATACGATCAGGGCGCGTATCGGGAAAACGCGCCGGCACCAGGGTGTCGCCGTATCCATCTGCGCCGGAACAATCCGCATCCAGCCCCCCAGCCGGACCGCCACGGAGGCCGAGGCGGAATTTGCCAGCCGCGTCCAATCGCATGGCGGCGCCTACCGGCGCCACCATGCGCGCAAAATCAGCTTCCTCTTGTCCGAGCCAGTTGGGACACGCTCACTGTTTCGGTACGACGAGCCAGGTGCGCCCCTGGGGGAGTGTTTGTAGCAGCACCGTGATGCCGTCTCCATTGTAGACAGTGGTGCCATCGGCTCGGGACCCTGCGGGCAAGATGGTCGTGCGATCGGCGTCGCTCCCGATCGGCATGACCCACCGCGTACCGTCGATCCATCCGATGGCGGTCCGCACGTCGCCGGTCGCATCGTTGATCTGCAAGTAGCGGATGCCATCGCGCGTGAAGGCATATACGTGCAGCGTCGCGACCGCCGATAGATTTGCCGCATCCGGTTGCCTGGCCCCGAGCCCCGTGCTTGCGCTAGGGGTGTGCCCGATATCCGGACAGCACGCCCTCGCGCGGCCAGAGATTCCCGCCGCCACCCGTCCTGCCACCATCACCGTTAATTGAAGGTAACGCATCACCGTGTCCCTATGCCCTGTAGGGTGCTCGCCTGCGGCTCAGGCGGCTGCCACGGTACGCGATCCGGACCGATCGTCGGTCGACAAATAGCCGGCCGAGCCGGCCATGGCGGACCACGGCAGCGCACAGTGAGTGCATTGCCGCGATCTGGCGTCAGAATTTCCCTACCCCTGGCGAAACATCGACCGGGGCTGGGACCGTTACGCCGCGCGACGGCACGCCCACGCTGTCAGCCCTACGACAGGGCACTGGAAAATCGCCGGTGTCTGTGCCAGAGTCTCATCGGCCTGCCTCACTGGACATAAGACCAATGGCCGCAGCAGACGCAAAACCCGAGACGTTGCCGCAGCTCATGCGGATTGCCGACTTGTCCTGGTCCCAACGAAGACCACCAAAGGTTTTCGCTTCTAATAGTGCCTCCATGTCACCCGCGCCTGCGTCTCCTGCGTCCGGCAAGCCCTCTCGCCTGCCTGGCCCCGTCCTGTTATACCCCCGTCCTTCTGCACGGACCAAGACTGACGAGACCTGCCATGATCGTGCCCTCACGCCGCCCCTGCACTGCACTTGCACGCCTTGCCGCCGGCCTGCTGCTCGCCGGTGGGCTGTTCGCCGGCAACGCCAATGCCGTGTGGCTCGTCAACGACCCGGCGTCGATGGGCAAAGCAGTTCAAGAATACGCCGAGCAGGCGAAGCGCTGGGCCGAAACAGCCAAGCAGTACCAGCAGCAACTCCAGCATTACCAGCAGCAACTCATCAAACTGCAGCGCTTGAACCTTGGCCAATCCCCGATGGCCGACAATTTCGCCGAACGCCCACAGGGCTATGGCCTGGAGGACAGTTGTCCTGGCGCCAACGCCAGCGGCCTCTCCGGGCTGCTGCAACAATTCAAGTCCCTCGCGCCCGACATGCAGGGCAAACTGAACGAGGAGCAGTTGAAGGTCTGCGCGCGCATCGTGATGGCGCAGAACGCCCAATACAACGAAACGGTGCGGATGCTCAAACGGCTGATCGATCGCAACAACCAGTTCAAGACCGTGGTGGAGAAGCAGCGCGACAACGTGGGGACCAGCCAAGGCGCGCTGGCCGCCAACGACAACGAAGTCCGGCGCTTCGCCACGCAGAACACCATGGATCTGAACTACTGGCAGGCGCAGATGCAAGCCTACGACACCTACATCGTCGCGCTCAAGGACGACCAGTCGCGCCTGGCCCGGCGCGCCCTCGAGGGCAACAAGGGCAACTTGCTCGGGCAGATCGTGCAGACAGTGGCCCTCAAGGCCGCTCTGTCCAATTGACAGCCCCCAAGCACTTCTCCGCTTCACCTTGAAACAGGCAGGCGGCAATGGACGGACTCTTTCACGCAACGCTGCATTGGGTGCAGCCCTTGGCGGACACGAACATCGGCGATTTCATCTTCTTCCGGTTGATCAACGATTATTTCAGCAACGAAATCGCCAAGTTCGGCCTGGCGTTGACACAGCGCGCGATGAAATGGGTCAGTGCGATCGCGCTGACGGTGACCACAGCTGTGGGTACTGCTGGTGGGGTACCGGATCGCGACGGGCCAATCCCGTGAGAACGCGATGGTAGTCGTCGCCAAGGCGGCCAGGATCGTGTTCATTGTGACCTTGGCCACGACGGTGGGGATAAGCGGCGTCTCGCTGCACACGGCCATGACCGACAACCTGGACAAGGAAATCCACGAACTGTTCACGGGAGAGCGCGATGCCGGTTCGGCCGATGCGATCGACCAGAACCTGGCCTACACCCAACTGGCACTCAGCGCATTGGATGCGGTGCGAGTAACCTCGAGCGATCCGGAGGCGATCGCGATGAAAGCACGCGCCGTCCTGCTGGCGGGAGTGGGCACGGCCAGTCCGCCGATGGTGGCCGGGGCGATGCTGTTGCTGTTCAAGTTCACCATGGCGTTCCTGGTCGGGATCGGACCGATCTTCATTCTGTTCCTGGCCTTCGACCAGACCAGGGATCTTTTCAAGCGTTGGCTGTTCTACATCATCGGGACGCTGTTCTCGATGTCGCTGTTGTCCGTGGTCTCGGGCATGGTGCTGAAATTCACGGCGAAGGCCGCGGCCGCCTTCTGGCTGGTGAAGTTCGTGCCGCTGGCAAGCCCGGAAGGGTTGAATTCGCAGGCGTTGCAGCAGGGCGGCATCGGCCTGCTGATGACCCTGTTGATTATCACGGTGCCGACGATTGGCGCTACGGTGTGGCAGGCCAACCTGGGGAACTTCATGCACTTCTCGGCCTTTGGCGGCGGTGCGGCATCGAGCCCAGGGCCGCAGGGGCAGCCGCCGGGGTCGTATGTGCCGCAACAACAACCAAGTAATGATAATAAGACGACCAGCGGTGCCATTGGTGTTGATGCGCATACAGCAAAAATGGGAGGGCAAGGTGCAAGTACACAACCTCCAGGGACACGTGGCTTAGCTGGCTCTAAAGATAGCAATATTAGCTAACATCAAGGATGATGAGGTCTATCTTCATGAACCTACTGAGATTGCTGTGCATTTTTCTGTGCGTGCTTTCTGAGAACGCTCGGGCAGAGCGAGGTTGTCCGCCTGGCATGATTCCTGGGGGGAGTAATCCCTACAACATGGCGACCTGTGCTCCCATTCCTCCTGGCTATTACCAAGAACAGCCTGCTCCCGCACCACGCCCCTTGGGGAAATGGATTCGGACTTGGGGTTCGGTTTCCATCGGCTCACTGGGACTGGAACGTAATTACGGTGTATCGAAAGGAAAGCTAACAAAAGAGGACGCGGAAAGAGATGCAATGGCACGTTGTTCAAAGCACGGAGAGAAAGATTGTAAGATTGGTTTGTCCTACTTCAATCAATGTGTTGCCGTAGGAGAGCCTCAGATTGATGGCAAGCCAAACTTGCTCGGATATGTACACATTGTTGGAGATGCTAAAGTGGAAGAGGCTGCTGCTGCTGCAAAATCAGCATGCGAAAAAGATAATCCAAGAAATGAATGTAAAGTTATTTACAAAGCCTGCTCAGAGCAAATTTTTGAGAAGTATTGACTATAGCTTTGAAGATAAGAGATGAAAAATCGCGGACTGTTCGCAGTCTTCCTGTTGTAATGACGCTGTTGATTATCACGGTGCCGACGATTGGTGCTACGGTGTGGCAGGCCAACCTGGGGAACTTCATGCACTTCTCGGCCTTTGGCGGCGGTGCGGCATCGAGCCCAGGGCCGCAGGGTCAGCCGCCGGGGTCGTATGTGCCACCGCAGGCGCCAGAAAACAGAGATACTGGTGCAAGCAATAGCTTTCCGCCCCAAGCGGGGATAAAAAGAATTGCAGGCGCAGATTCAACGCAATCGTCTCTACCAACCGGCTCACGTGGACAAGCGGGGCGGGAACATGATCGGGACGCCTGATCGATTGACCATCAATGTGATCGTTGGTTATAGGGATTGTGATAATGAGGCATATGGCATACTGGATTTTGCCGATGGCGGCGGCGTTGTTTTGTGCGAACGCTTGGGCAGAGCAGGGTTGTCCACCCGGCCTAATTCCTGGAGGGGCCAATCCCTCCAACATGGCGACCTGTGCTCCTATTCCCCCCGGGTATTATCAAGAGCAGCCGGCTCCGCCACCGCGTCCTCTGGGGAAATGGCTAAAAACGTGGGGGGCCGTTGCAACTGATGGTGGCGAAAACCTTGGCGTATCAACAGGAAAACTGAAAAAATCCGAGGCGGAACAAGACGCGCGAAAAAAATGCGATGGCATAAGTTCAGAAAAATGTCATGTTGCTATTTCTTATCAAAACCAGTGTGTCTCGGTTGTACAGCCAAAAACAGAAGGACTAGGAATCGTCACTTATTATCATGGTCCATCTACTGAAGAAACCAGCCGAGATGGCTTATTGAATTGCCAGAAAAATAACCATGACATGAGTTGCGAGGTCGTTTACACCAATTGTACGGAGCAGATTTTCCAGAGATTTTAGGGAATGAAAAGCACGCTGCTGATTCGCGTAGGCGTTGTAATGACGAATCATGTAGCACAAAGGTATTGATTCTAACTTTGGAGATGGGAGATGAAAAAGCGCGGACTGTTCGCCGCCTTCCTGTTGTCTGGCATAGCGTTGTCCTCATCAGCGCAATCCGGCGGCTACTACGAGTTCATCCCTTACTACAACAACAATCCCTTCCTCTTCTGCACCATCGGCGTTCCCAGTGATTGCTGGGCGCCAGTAAATCCTGCTACCGGCACATACACGGTCACCAATCCCTACTGCTTCAACTCCTACTCCGCGTTGCTCTATGCCCGTGTGTGCCCACAGGGGCTTTCCGATGGGGCTCCGCAGTCCCGGGCAGCGCCACAACCTCGTTCGTCTCGCACATCGAACCGTCCGATTCGCTAACTGAACACGGCGCAAAGGAGAAGGATCATGGAGCAGAAAACCGAGCTGCCACAGACGGATTGGGAACACGCGATCCAGCGTGTCTACAGCTTGCTCACCGCCGTCATTCTGGCGGTCTCGCTGACCGCTTGCATCACCGTCCTGGCCTGCCGTATGTCAAGCGGCATCGCGCTCGTGCTCGCGCAATGGGCAGCTGGCTTGAGCGCGTTGCTGCACTTTGCGGTGGCAGTCATGTTGGCCAGGCTCGCAGCGCAGGCGGTACGTGTCAGGAAGCACCTGCAATCCGGCGGCAAGCATACCGCGCAATCGAAACAGTTGCGCCGCTCGATACGCAGCGTGACCGGCGTGACGGTGCTGATGTTGTTGCCGGCCATCGCGGCGTCGGCGCTTCCGATTGCATTGCCTGTCGTCATACGGGTGCCTGAAGTCGGCATGGTGTTTGTGTTCCTGATAGGCGCGCTGCTCATGCATCGCATCACCATCCGGCACGCATGCCAGCGGTTGGCCGAAGCAATTCCCGCCGCCCAACAAGCTGCGCAACGCACGCTGGTGGCGTGACACGGCCTATGAAAATCACCGTTTTCAGCTGTCTTCTCCTTCTCCTGTTGGCGGGGTGCAATCCGATGAATGCTGTTTCTGGCAAGACCGAGCAGACCGATGCCGATGGCGATCCGGTCTACCGCAAGAACCCGCAACCGACGCAGGCGTACCGGATCACCATGACCATCGAGGATGCGCCGGGGCCGTTTGCGCATGTATCGGGGACGGCGTTCTATGACATGACCAACCACGTGCAATGTACGCCGATAAACGAACCTTTATTAGGGATGTCAACAAAACAGAAGGAGGACGTTATTCCCATCCACTTTCAAAAAATCGATGAAACGACGTATGTGGGAACGATCTACGCCGATGGCATGGTCGATGCGGATTATTACGGCAAGGGCGTGTGCCGATTCGAGTTGACTGGCGTCGGCATTGCGTTGAAAGCGACAGGCAAGCATGACGAGACGCGGTTTGAGCCTGCGTTGTTCAAAAAAGAGATTTATAGCCCCGAGCCAAAAGTGACTTATTTTTGGAAGGGTCGCTATCCAAAAGTAGACATGGATGACTTCCCCGATAGTGGCAGGACAAGTGTTGATGATTTCAATGAAACGGCGCGCCATAATATTTTCAAAGTCACTCTTTCTTCCCATAAGGAATCGCCATGAGCATGGCCAGTAAACAATATGCCGCGCTCGCATTTGATGCCTATTACAAGCCGCCAGAGACAGGAGAAAAAAGTAAACCCGTTGCTATAGGTGGAGCCTCTTACAAACGCCTCAGCTACATGGATAGCCCTTCCGGCTATCAAGGCATCCTTTATCAGCGACTGGATACGAACGAACTGATCGTCGCTCACCGTGGCACCGAGCCCCGGCGTGAGTTGATAAGCGATGGTTTGCTGGCCGATGGCGGCATGGTGGCCACTCGTCACAACACGCAGGCGGCTGACGCCATCGAATTTACTCAGCATGCCTTGGAGTATGCAAAGAAGATCAGCAAAGACGGTAAGGTTCCCGAAGTCACCGTCGCCGGCCACTCCCTGGGCGGCACTCTGGCGCAAGTGACGGCGCACCACTTTGACTTGGAGGGCGAGACCTTCAACGCCTACGGCGCGGTCAGCTTGCACCGGCGCATTTCCGAGGGCGGCCACGATCTCGTCAACCATGTCATGGCGGGCGATCCGGTCAGCGCCGCCAGCCAGCACTACGGCCAGGTGCGCCTCTATGCCACACACCAGGAGATCGCCACGCTACAGCGCGCCGGCTACGACCACCACCACGGTGGACTGAACGTGCGTAACCCGCTGAGCGCGGCCAGCGGGTTGGTGATGGCCTCGCACAGCATGAACAACTTGCTGCCGGAGGACGAGCAGGGCAAGCCGCACCACGCGGTGCTGGAGGACCCGGCGGCGCGGCAATTGGCGCAGCACCATGCGCCGATGATCGCCCGGTACCGCGACGACGTGGCGTCGCTGCGGCTCGGCATGACGCTCGGGGCGCGCGGCTGGGGCGGGCTGCTGCAAGACGGCATCGAGGCATTGCGCGGGCCGCTGGCGCCAGGCGCCGGCCGTGACAGCATTGGCGTGCCGACGTGGAGCGAACACATGCAACGACTGCATGACCCCAAGGCCCACGGCGCCGCATCGCAGGACCAGGGCTGGCATGTGCCGTTGCGCGTGTCGGGGGAAAGCCTGCAATCGGCGCCGGCAGCGCCCGTCTCCTTGCACGATGACCCGGCCGCCTTTCTCGACCGCATGCTGGCGGCGGCGCAGAGCGGCGACCGCACCACGTTCCGGCAGATGACCCAGGCATTGGCCAATGAAGAACCTGGCCGCGCCCTGCGTGCCCAGGCCATCGCGACGGTGGACCAGCAGCAGGCGGCGCAGCAAGCCTTGCAGGCGCAGCAGCAGGCGGACAGGCAGCAGCAGGAAATGGGGCGCGACACAGCACGCGCGCGCTGAGCGTTGCCCGGATGCAGGAGGCACGATGAACCGGCGCGACACGCTGGCGCTGGCCAGCCAAGCCGCCACGCTCATGGAGCAATTCGAGCGGCGCTGCGCCGAGCTGGAGCGGCAACAACGGCAACTCGCACAGCCCCTCGAAAAAGTCGCGCAATCCTTGCCGGGCGCGGCCGCGCGTTCGGTGCAGGAGACGCTGCAGCGTGTTCCCGATGCGTTGATCCGGCAGGTGCGGAACGGCATCGACGAGCCCGTCGCCGGCTTTGAAAAGCGGCTACAGCACGCGGGCCGTTTGCTCAGGGAGGGCGCGCCGTCGTTGGCTGTCCAACTCAAGCGCGTCGAGCGCATGCAGCGCCTTCTGCTGTGGAAGGGGGCCGCAGTCACGTTGGGGAGCTTGCTGCTGTTGCTCGCTGGCGGCGGCTGGCCGCTGATGCAGTACCGCCCGGACAGACGCGACAACCAACTACGCGCCGAGCTTCTGCGCGCCTACAACGCTGCCGACGTGACGCTGTGCGAGGGCCGCCTGTGCGCCAACACCGAGACGCAGGGCCCACCTACGGTGATCCTCGCCAGTACCGGTTGGTCCGCTCGCGATGACGCCAGGGTACGTCATCGCTGGGACCTGACACGGCAGGCGCTGGCCTGCGACGCCCTTTGGGGTGGTGGTCGATGGCCATGGACGGCATGGCCTGTCAAAATTCTCTACGCCATCTATCGGGCTGACTACCATAGGGAGCCTCGAACAACTCATAATTTCATTGAGATGAGCGGCGAAGGCGCCGCTGCCGCGTCCTGCCAGACCGCCTGAGGGCATCGCCGGTCGCTGGATGGCGTCGATGTAGGCGGGAGGCGGCCATTCGGCCGCTTCACCCGATCGCGCGGGCACCATGCCCCGGTGCTGCCGCGCCAACCGCATCCGGTTGTGGCTGGCGACCTTCAACTGGTGCCCCTGGGCGATGGCCGAGTCTCCGACGATTCAGACGTTATGCGTGGACAGCGGCTATGCCGGTCACTGTGCGCAGACCCTTTCGCCGTGCCACAAGCTCCGGGCACAGGTGGTCGGACATCCTGCCAATCGCAACGTCGGACGCGGATCGACGACCGCCAGCCAGACCTGTTCACCGTGCAGGCCGAGCCCAAGGGACGGGTGGTGCTGGCCAAGCGCTGGGTGATCGAACGCTCCCATGCCTGGAATGAGCGCGCCCGTCGCCTGATCATGCATCACGACCGTTCGATGTGCGTATCCGAAGCATGGACATGGTTCACCGCGGCCCGCAACCTGCTTCGCAAGCTAACGACTTGATTTTGTAAACACCCTCTGATGTCGCTCCCACAAGTGGCATCACTTGGATCGAAAGTGCTCTAGAATGGCCGTTCCACGGCGAATGACGACACTCCTTGGCGGCGATCCGCTGCGATTGTCGGCGTCGGCTCATCGCATGGAGTGTCGCTTGAATCCATCGGTCACAGGCAATCGGCGGGTCCGTCTCGGCAAGGTCGAGGTGCTGTCCGACAACTGGTACGTGCTGCGCAAGGTCACCTTCGATTTCCAGCGCAGCGACGGTAGCTGGCAGACGCTGTCGCGCGAGGCCTACGACCGCGGCAACGGCGCCACCATCCTGCTCTACAGCCGCGCCAGGCAGACGGTGATGCTGACCCGCCAGTTCCGCTTGCCGACGCTGCTCAACGGCAATCCCGACGGCATGCTCATCGAGGCCTGCGCCGGGCTGCTGGACCAGCACGATCCGCAGACCTGCATCCGCAAGGAGACCGAAGAGGAAACCGGCTACCGGATCGAGAACGTGCGCAAGGTGTTCGAGGCATTCATGAGCCCGGGTTCGGTCACCGAACGGCTGTATTTCTTCGTGGGCGAGTATTTCGATCGCGACAAGGTCGGCGCGGGCGGCGGCATTGCCGCCGAGGGCGAGGAGATCGAGGTGTTGGAACTGCCGCTGGAGACTGCGCTGGCGATGGTCGCGTCCGGCGAGATCGCCGACGGCAAGACGATCATGTTGTTGCAGTACGCCAAGCTGCATGGGGTGATGGGGTAGCGCGTTTTTGTCGGCTCTTCCTACAAGGGCGCATCGATCTGCGTTGAAATGCGTTGGCCGTGCTCGTGCGGCGCGTGCCGGCGCGCGCGCCCGCCTTTGCCGTCCGCCACGCTCAGTGCTTGCCGCCGAAGATGCTGCCGAAGATGC encodes:
- a CDS encoding transposase, whose protein sequence is MQAEPKGRVVLAKRWVIERSHAWNERARRLIMHHDRSMCVSEAWTWFTAARNLLRKLTT
- the nudK gene encoding GDP-mannose pyrophosphatase NudK, yielding MNPSVTGNRRVRLGKVEVLSDNWYVLRKVTFDFQRSDGSWQTLSREAYDRGNGATILLYSRARQTVMLTRQFRLPTLLNGNPDGMLIEACAGLLDQHDPQTCIRKETEEETGYRIENVRKVFEAFMSPGSVTERLYFFVGEYFDRDKVGAGGGIAAEGEEIEVLELPLETALAMVASGEIADGKTIMLLQYAKLHGVMG